A genomic window from Osmerus eperlanus chromosome 5, fOsmEpe2.1, whole genome shotgun sequence includes:
- the anpeplb gene encoding alanyl (membrane) aminopeptidase-like b yields MGKGVILSKVLAIMTVVMTVSSVSGMVIMFIIYQEAYERDRPTRPPTPNATDPLPTGLPPNMRLPKNLVPQRYDLHLQPLLYTQTTNTTNQTLAFKGSSNISFLCVERTGTIFLHSKDLSLTENTIRVNDVDRGKVVPVSGVRQNMNDTNFLEIQLNGVLTVGSNYTLFIEFKGELGDNLAGLYVSKYTEKSTTDRVDDERLLVISQLQPTDARKVFPCFDEPAMKAEFMVTIIHREGTKALSNGYLKESNSVVIDGEPWEISTFHQTERMSTYLLAFTVSNFEYTSSPHDRVEIKIHARPQAIKAGHADYASGITKKMLSFYEGYLGRIYGFKKMDLVAAPDFGGVAMENWGLIMFRESALLYEEGVSSITNQEWIATVVAHELAHQWFGNLVTMKWWNNLWLNEGFATYLSYLGVGHLQPDWNMENLLVLNEIQTAFQVDSLASSHPLSCEENDVQTPSDITEQFDDISYSKGAALLRMLADYISEGSFILGLKKYLDALQYSNADNKDLWKHLQQAVNEDGGFVKVEELMYTWTNQMGYPLITINTTTGAVSQQHFLLNQTSTYDLVWHVPIRVRKSGDNPAIVLLKSSGPEMKAAFRANHNQWVLANLNCVGYYRVNYNPENWARLLDQMETDPQEIPIINRGQLIDDAFNLARAGHVNVTLALSTTRYLRNDTEFVPWEVAIRNFNYFLLMFDRSEVYGPMQAYLRNQVQGLYQHFENVTLASSVPDSHSDQYNQINAVDVACKHGLPACQTMVQELFKIWMLNHTNIIHPNLRYSVYCQAVALGGEEEWEFAWRMFQNATSATEKDKLRYALSCTRKIWLLNRYLEYTLDPDKIRKMNAVSTINYVAENVAGQALAWDFVRAHWTYLSQEYGGGIMSFSSLIDGVTQRFSTDFELQQLKQFQSAHGEQGLGSASRALEQAIERTQANIQWVKKNKRTVLEWFKGELRRP; encoded by the exons ATGGGTAAAGGGGTCATTTTGTCCAAGGTCCTGGCCATCATGACGGTGGTGATGACTGTCTCTTCTGTGTCAGGGATGGTTATCATGTTCATAATTTACCAGGAAGCGTACGAACGCGACAGACCCACCCGTCCACCTACGCCCAACGCCACCGACCCGCTGCCcactggactaccacccaacaTGAGGCTGCCGAAAAACCTGGTGCCCCAGAGGTAcgacctccacctccagcctctcctctacaCTCAGACCACCAACACCACAAACCAGACACTGGCCTTCAAGGGATCCTCCAACATCTCCTTCCTCTGTGTGGAGAGGACCGGCACCATCTTCCTTCACAGCAAGGACCTGTCTCTGACAGAGAACACAATCAGGGTGAATGACGTCGACCGGGGCAAAGTCGTCCCTGTCAGCGGTGTGAGGCAGAACATGAATGATACTAACTTCCTGGAGATCCAGCTGAACGGAGTGCTGACGGTGGGAAGCAACTACACTCTGTTTATAGAGTTTAAGGGAGAGCTAGGGGACAATCTGGCAGGTCTGTACGTGAGTAAATACACAGAGAAAAGCACCACGGACAGAGTGGACGATGAGCG GCTGCTAGTCATCAGCCAGTTGCAGCCGACCGATGCCAGGAAAGTGTTTCCTTGTTTTGATGAGCCAGCCATGAAGGCAGAGTTCATGGTGACCATCATCCATCGAGAAGGAACCAAAGCCCTGTCCAATGGGTATTTGAAAG AGTCCAACTCTGTGGTAATAGATGGAGAGCCTTGGGAGATCTCAACCTTCCACCAAACCGAGAGAATGTCCACCTACCTCCTAGCTTTCACCGTGTCCAACTTCGAATATACGTCATCCCCTCATGATCGAGTTGAAATCAAG attCATGCTCGACCACAAGCCATCAAAGCAGGACACGCAGACTACGCCTCTGGCATCACAAAAAAGATGCTCTCCTTCTATGAGGGGTACTTAGGCAGGATATACGGCTTTAAAAAAATGG ACCTGGTGGCAGCGCCAGACTTTGGGGGAGTGGCCATGGAGAACTGGGGTCTGATCATGTTCCGGGAGTCTGCTCTGCTGTACGAGGAAGGCGTGTCCTCCATCACCAATCAGGAGTGGATTGCCACCGTTGTGGCCCATGAGCTAGCTCACCAG TGGTTTGGCAACCTGGTGACGATGAAATGGTGGAATAATCTATGGCTGAACGAAGGCTTTGCTACGTACCTCTCCTACCTGGGAGTGGGTCATCTTCAGCCCGACTGGAACATG GAGAACCTCTTGGTTCTGAATGAGATTCAGACGGCGTTCCAGGTGGACTCTCTGGCCTCGTCACATCCTCTGAGCTGTGAGGAGAATGACGTCCAAACCCCCAGCGACATCACCGAACAGTTTGATGACATTAGCTACAGCAAg GGGGCTGCTTTACTCAGGATGTTGGCTGACTACATTTCCGAGGGATCCTTCATCCTGGGCCTGAAG AAATATCTTGACGCTTTGCAGTACAGTAATGCTGACAACAAGGATCTGTGGAAACATTTACAACAG GCAGTGAATGAGGATGGTGGATTTGTCAAGGTGGAAGAATTAATGTACACCTGGACCAATCAGATGGGCTATCCTCTCATCACCATCAACACCACCACTGGAGCTGTCTCCCAGCAACACTTCCTCCTCAACCAGACCTCAACCTATGA TCTTGTGTGGCATGTTCCCATCAGAGTGAGAAAGAGCGGCGACAATCCAGCCATTGTGCTTCTCAAGAGCAGTGGTCCAG AGATGAAAGCAGCCTTCAGGGCTAACCATAACCAGTGGGTTCTGGCCAACCTAAACTGTGTTGGATACTACAGGGTGAACTACAACCCAGAGAACTGGGCCAGACTACTGGACCAGATGGAGACAGACCCCCAG GAAATTCCCATCATCAATCGTGGTCAGCTCATTGACGATGCTTTCAATTTGGCAAG GGCAGGCCACGTCAATGTGACCCTGGCACTAAGCACCACCAGGTATCTGAGGAACGACACAGAGTTCGTCCCCTGGGAGGTTGCCATCCGCAACTTCAACTACTTCCTGCTCATGTTCGACCGCTCAGAAGTCTACGGCCCCATGCAG GCGTACTTGCGAAACCAAGTCCAAGGCTTATACCAGCACTTTGAAAACGTCACCCTGGCGTCATCAGTTCCAGATAGTCATAGTGACCA GTACAATCAGATCAATGCTGTCGATGTAGCGTGCAAACAtgggctgcctgcctgccaaacCATGGTACAGGAGCTCTTCAAAATATGGATGCTGAACCACACTAACAT TATCCATCCCAACCTGCGGTATAGTGTGTACTGCCAGGCCGTGGcactgggaggagaagaggagtgggAATTTGCCTGGAGAATGTTCCAGAATGCCACCTCCGCCACAGAGAAGGACAAGCTACGCTACGCCCTGTCTTGCACCAGGAAGATCTGGCTGCTCAACAG ATACCTGGAGTATACCTTGGACCCTGACAAGATCAGGAAAATGAACGCTGTCTCAACCATCAACTATGTTGCCGAGAATGTGGCAGGGCAGGCCCTTGCCTGGGACTTTGTACGAGCACACTGGACTTACCTCAGCCAGGA GTATGGGGGAGGAATCATGTCGTTCTCCAGCCTAATAGATGGAGTGACACAGAGATTCTCAACAGACTTTGAGCTCCAACAG CTGAAGCAGTTCCAGAGTGCTCATGGTGAGCAGGGGCTGGGGTCAGCCAGCAGAGCCCTGGAGCAGGCCATAGAGAGAACCCAGGCCAACATCCAGTGGGTGAAAAAGAACAAGAGGACCGTTCTGGAGTGGTTCAAGGGTGAACTGAGAAGACCCTGA
- the arpin gene encoding arpin: protein MSRILHNTPLLNKPVHNEKINSEWSPAKYQRGPGVLLEGKLLDVSRHSITDVNNLKVRFYVVYIKPSRIHQRRYDACGTEVEPNFSDTKKVNTGYLMSSFKVEAKGETDRLSEEQLAGLLKQDDLLGLTEKHRPSGTFAFWYPEADMDKTELEVGQDVRLKTSGDGPFIYSLAKVDGGTVTKCNFAGDEKAGASWTDKILSNRAESGSEQRPVGGEGAGAEEDEWDD from the exons ATGAGCCGAATTCTCCACAATACGCCTTTATTAAATAAACCTGTGCACAATGAAAAGATAAATAGTGAATGGTCTCCCGCGAAATATCAACG AGGCCCAGGAGTGTTGTTGGAGGGAAAGTTGCTGGACGTGTCAAGACATTCCATTACTGATGTCAACAACCTGAAG GTGCGTTTCTATGTCGTGTACATCAAGCCCAGTCGCATCCATCAAAGACGGTATGATGCCTGCGGGACAGAGGTGGAGCCAAATTTTAGCGACACCAAGAAAGTCAACACAGGCTATCTGATGTCCTCCTTCA AAGTGGAGGCTAAGGGGGAGACGGATCGTTTAAGTGAGGAGCAGTTGGCAGGCCTGCTGAAGCAAGACGATCTGCTGGGGTTGACAGAGAAGCACCGTCCGTCTGGCACATTTGCCTTCTGGTACCCCGAGGCTGATATGGACAAAACAGAGTTGGAAGTGGGCCAGGATGTCAGGCTGAAGACCAGTGGAGACGGACCATTCATCT ACTCCCTTGCCAAAGTGGATGGAGGCACCGTCACCAAGTGTAACTTCGCTGGAGATGAAAAAGCGGGAGCGTCATGGACCGATAAGATTCTGTCCAATCGGGCAGAATCAGGAAGTGAGCAGCGGCCAGTAGGAGGAGAAGGTGCAGGAGCCGAAGAAGATGAATGG GACGATTAA